The [Bacillus] selenitireducens MLS10 genome includes a region encoding these proteins:
- the yaaA gene encoding S4 domain-containing protein YaaA translates to MEERVTISTEYMTLGQVLKEVAAIGSGGQAKWFLKDIPVFINDEEEPETRRGRKLYPGDTVDIDGQTTVLIEADA, encoded by the coding sequence ATGGAAGAGCGGGTAACAATTTCAACTGAATACATGACACTGGGTCAGGTGCTTAAAGAAGTGGCTGCCATCGGTTCCGGAGGCCAGGCCAAATGGTTTTTGAAAGACATCCCTGTCTTCATTAATGACGAAGAAGAGCCGGAAACAAGACGGGGCCGCAAACTCTATCCCGGTGATACCGTGGACATCGATGGGCAGACAACCGTCCTCATCGAAGCGGATGCTTAG
- the recF gene encoding DNA replication/repair protein RecF (All proteins in this family for which functions are known are DNA-binding proteins that assist the filamentation of RecA onto DNA for the initiation of recombination or recombinational repair.) translates to MHINELKLTDYRNYTKLHLTFENRVNVFLGENAQGKTNVMEAIYVLAMARSHRTAKDRELIRWDQPFARVEGAVTNRNGAMKLEMIFSGRGKKVKLNALERKRLSDYIGACTIVMFAPEDLALVKGSPQIRRRFLDMEMGQIFTIYLYYLSQYYKLLKQRNTWLKQLQQKSSSFDEGMWHVLTEQLVEAGAEVIQRRFSFLNKLEAWATPIHSAISRDKETLTLHYESTVKADDEMSVDVIKQVFFEQFQQVMEQEIRRGTTIIGPHRDDVAFFVNDRNVQTYGSQGQQRTAALSVKLAEIELIHEKTGEYPILLLDDVLSELDDHRQTHLLNSIQGKVQTFVTTTSVEGIHHEMLEKASTYLVNDGVIEQQE, encoded by the coding sequence GTGCATATTAACGAGTTAAAGCTGACGGATTACAGGAATTATACAAAGCTGCATCTGACGTTTGAAAACCGTGTCAACGTCTTTCTCGGCGAAAATGCGCAAGGCAAAACGAATGTCATGGAAGCCATTTATGTGCTTGCCATGGCCCGCTCACACCGTACAGCGAAAGATCGTGAACTGATCCGCTGGGATCAGCCGTTTGCGAGGGTGGAAGGAGCCGTCACAAACCGAAACGGTGCCATGAAACTGGAGATGATCTTCTCCGGACGAGGCAAAAAAGTGAAGCTGAATGCTCTCGAACGAAAGCGTCTCTCTGACTATATCGGTGCCTGCACCATTGTCATGTTTGCTCCAGAAGATTTGGCGCTTGTCAAAGGGAGTCCGCAGATCCGGCGACGCTTTCTTGATATGGAAATGGGACAGATATTTACAATCTATCTGTATTATCTGTCGCAGTACTATAAACTGTTAAAGCAGCGGAATACCTGGCTTAAGCAGCTGCAGCAGAAGTCATCATCTTTTGATGAGGGCATGTGGCATGTGCTGACAGAACAGCTTGTTGAAGCAGGGGCAGAGGTGATCCAGAGGCGCTTCTCATTTTTGAACAAGCTTGAAGCCTGGGCGACACCGATTCACAGTGCGATCAGCCGGGATAAAGAAACGCTTACGCTTCACTATGAATCCACAGTCAAAGCCGATGATGAGATGAGCGTGGATGTGATCAAACAGGTCTTTTTTGAGCAGTTTCAACAGGTGATGGAGCAGGAAATCAGACGGGGGACCACGATCATAGGGCCCCACAGGGATGACGTGGCGTTTTTTGTGAATGACCGCAATGTGCAGACCTACGGCTCACAGGGGCAGCAAAGAACAGCCGCCCTCTCCGTGAAGCTTGCGGAGATTGAGCTGATTCACGAGAAGACCGGCGAGTATCCGATTCTTCTCCTCGATGATGTGCTCTCTGAACTCGACGATCACAGACAGACGCATCTGTTAAACAGCATTCAGGGAAAGGTACAGACGTTCGTTACGACGACCAGCGTAGAGGGCATCCACCATGAAATGCTTGAGAAAGCCTCGACGTATTTGGTGAACGACGGCGTGATTGAACAACAGGAATGA
- the remB gene encoding extracellular matrix regulator RemB: protein MTPLFIHLGGDHVLKTERIIAILDHQSQGLSKENVTFMEGYQGTMRTVYVSEDQPKSMVVTEDEIFMSPISSHTLKRRAETNDASDELEDAIDVAEQKE, encoded by the coding sequence GTGACACCATTGTTTATTCATTTGGGCGGAGATCATGTATTAAAGACGGAGCGGATCATTGCCATCCTCGACCATCAGAGTCAGGGTCTCTCCAAAGAAAATGTAACGTTTATGGAAGGCTATCAGGGCACCATGCGGACAGTGTATGTGTCAGAGGATCAACCGAAGTCGATGGTGGTCACAGAAGATGAGATCTTCATGTCCCCGATCTCGTCACACACGCTTAAACGGCGGGCAGAAACGAATGATGCAAGCGATGAACTTGAAGACGCCATTGACGTCGCAGAACAGAAAGAATAA
- the gyrB gene encoding DNA topoisomerase (ATP-hydrolyzing) subunit B, with product MSLDQQSYDESQIQVLEGLEAVRKRPGMYIGSTNERGLHHLVWEIVDNSIDEAMAGHCSHIWVTIEEDNTITVEDDGRGIPVGIHEKMGRPAVEVIMTVLHAGGKFGGGGYKVSGGLHGVGASVVNALSSFLEVEVHKEGEVHYISFERGAVKEELNVIGSTEKTGTLIRFKADNMIFTETTVYDFDVLANRLRELSFLNKGLTIEITDKREEDKSAKYFYEGGISSFVEHLNRTKTALHEPPIFIESEKEGIQVEVAMQYNDSFASNLYSFANNINTHEGGTHESGFKTALTRVINDYARKNGLFKENDPNLIGDDVREGLTAIVSVKIENPQFEGQTKTKLGNSEARTITDSLFTEHMAKFMAENPTVARQIVEKGIMASRARDAAKKARELTRRKSALEVSSLPGKLADCSTKDASISEIYVVEGDSAGGSAKQGRDRHFQAILPLRGKIINVEKARLDKILANNEIRAIITALGTGIGEEFDITKARYHKIIIMTDADVDGAHIRTLLLTFLYRYMRPLIEEGYIYIAQPPLYQIKQGKAVHYAFNEKEMERILGELSASPKPGLQRYKGLGEMNPTQLWETTMDPATRTLLQVSLKDAMLADEVFETLMGDRVEPRRDFIQENAHYVKNLDI from the coding sequence GTGTCATTAGATCAGCAGTCTTATGATGAAAGTCAAATACAGGTTCTTGAAGGACTTGAAGCCGTGAGAAAGCGTCCCGGGATGTATATCGGGTCCACCAATGAGCGCGGTCTCCACCATCTTGTGTGGGAAATAGTCGATAACAGTATCGACGAAGCGATGGCCGGACACTGCAGCCACATCTGGGTCACCATTGAAGAGGACAATACCATTACTGTTGAAGATGACGGTCGCGGTATTCCTGTCGGGATCCATGAGAAGATGGGCCGTCCGGCAGTGGAAGTCATCATGACCGTGCTGCATGCAGGCGGTAAATTTGGCGGCGGCGGATACAAAGTGTCCGGCGGTCTTCACGGCGTGGGTGCCTCTGTTGTGAACGCCCTCTCCAGTTTCCTTGAGGTTGAGGTTCATAAAGAGGGAGAAGTTCACTACATCTCTTTTGAGCGGGGAGCGGTCAAAGAGGAACTGAATGTGATCGGATCCACGGAAAAAACCGGAACACTGATTCGTTTTAAAGCAGATAACATGATCTTCACAGAAACGACGGTCTATGACTTTGACGTCCTGGCAAACCGTCTTCGTGAACTGTCCTTCTTGAATAAAGGGCTGACCATCGAGATTACGGACAAGCGTGAAGAAGACAAATCAGCCAAGTATTTTTACGAAGGCGGCATCAGCTCCTTTGTTGAACACCTGAACCGGACAAAAACCGCCCTTCACGAACCGCCGATTTTCATCGAGAGTGAAAAAGAGGGCATTCAGGTGGAAGTGGCGATGCAGTATAACGACAGTTTTGCGAGCAATCTGTACTCCTTTGCAAATAACATCAACACCCACGAAGGCGGGACCCATGAGTCCGGGTTCAAAACGGCCCTGACCCGTGTGATCAATGACTATGCCCGTAAAAACGGACTCTTTAAAGAAAATGATCCGAACCTGATCGGTGACGATGTCCGTGAAGGACTGACGGCGATTGTATCCGTCAAAATCGAAAATCCCCAGTTCGAGGGACAGACGAAAACAAAGCTCGGAAACAGTGAAGCAAGAACGATTACCGATTCCCTGTTCACGGAGCATATGGCTAAATTTATGGCGGAAAACCCGACGGTGGCAAGGCAAATTGTCGAGAAAGGCATCATGGCCAGCCGTGCACGGGATGCGGCCAAAAAAGCCAGGGAACTGACCCGCAGGAAATCGGCTCTTGAAGTGAGCTCACTCCCGGGGAAACTCGCAGACTGTTCCACGAAAGACGCTTCCATCAGTGAAATTTATGTGGTGGAGGGGGATTCCGCGGGCGGATCGGCCAAGCAGGGCCGGGATCGCCATTTCCAGGCGATTTTGCCTCTTCGCGGAAAAATCATCAACGTGGAAAAGGCGAGGCTTGATAAAATCCTCGCCAATAACGAAATCCGCGCCATTATTACGGCGCTCGGGACAGGTATCGGCGAAGAATTTGATATCACGAAAGCGCGCTATCACAAAATTATCATCATGACTGACGCCGACGTCGACGGAGCTCATATCCGGACGCTGCTTCTCACATTTTTATACCGGTATATGCGGCCGCTCATTGAAGAGGGGTACATCTATATCGCGCAACCGCCGCTCTATCAGATCAAGCAGGGCAAGGCCGTGCATTACGCCTTTAACGAGAAGGAAATGGAGCGCATTTTGGGCGAATTATCCGCTTCTCCAAAGCCGGGACTGCAGCGCTATAAGGGTCTTGGTGAAATGAATCCGACCCAGCTGTGGGAGACGACGATGGATCCGGCTACCCGCACGCTTTTGCAGGTCAGCCTGAAAGATGCGATGCTCGCCGATGAAGTCTTTGAAACACTGATGGGGGACCGGGTTGAACCACGACGTGATTTCATCCAGGAAAATGCCCACTATGTTAAAAATCTCGATATCTGA
- the gyrA gene encoding DNA gyrase subunit A: MSDQDQSRVTEINISQEMRTSFMDYAMSVIVSRALPDVRDGMKPVHRRILYAMNELGITSDKAYKKSARIVGEVIGKYHPHGDSAVYETMVRMAQDFSYRNMLVDGHGNFGSVDGDSAAAMRYTEARMSKISMELLRDINKDTIDYQDNYDGSEREPVVLPARFPNLLVNGASGIAVGMATNIPPHNLSEVIDGVLALSKNPEITIEQLMEHISGPDFPTGAEIVGISGIRRAYETGKGSIMIRSNARIEDHNGKPWIIVDELPYQVNKARLIEKIAELVRDKKIDGITDLRDESDRTGMRIVIELRRDVNANVLLNNLYKQTALQTSFGINTLALVNGRPQVLNLKETLVHYLDHQRVVIRRRTEFELRKAEARAHILEGLRVALDHLDEVIALIRGSQTTDIARDGLMEQFDLSHDQAQAILDMRLQRLTGLERDKIENEYNELMARIAELKAILADDEKVLEIIREELLEIRDRFGDDRRTTITFGEDSMEDEDLIPRQNVVITVSHHGYIKRIPVSTYRSQKRGGRGVQGMGTHDEDFVRHLFVTNSHDHMLFFTNKGKVYRMKGYEVPEQKRTSKGIPIINLLQIEKDEYISTVIPISEFDANHSLIFMTKYGVSKRTELDAFKNIRKGGLFAIKLREGDELHGVRLTDGSKELVVGTKKGMSIRFSETDVRLMGRTATGVKGLRLQSEDEVVGMDIIEPDSDILIVTENGFGKRTPIDEYRQQSRGGKGIKTCNITDKNGQLVSLKVVGSDHDLMMITTNGVLIRIHVSDISKTSRNTQGVRLIRLGDEEFVSTVARVNVNDDDVEDADDPDADEVESDVEHIEETEED; encoded by the coding sequence ATGTCTGATCAAGATCAGTCCCGCGTCACAGAAATCAATATCAGCCAGGAAATGCGCACATCATTTATGGACTATGCCATGAGTGTCATCGTCAGCCGTGCCCTTCCTGATGTGAGGGATGGCATGAAGCCGGTTCACCGGCGTATTCTCTATGCCATGAATGAACTCGGCATCACATCGGATAAGGCTTATAAAAAATCTGCCAGAATCGTCGGTGAAGTCATCGGTAAATACCACCCGCACGGTGACTCAGCCGTTTATGAAACGATGGTCCGTATGGCTCAGGATTTCAGCTACCGGAATATGCTCGTCGACGGTCACGGGAACTTCGGTTCTGTGGACGGGGATTCTGCAGCGGCCATGCGTTACACGGAAGCACGGATGTCCAAAATCTCCATGGAACTGCTTCGTGATATCAACAAAGATACCATCGATTATCAGGACAACTATGACGGGTCGGAACGTGAGCCCGTCGTATTGCCTGCCCGTTTTCCAAACCTGCTCGTCAACGGTGCATCCGGCATCGCGGTCGGGATGGCGACGAATATTCCGCCGCACAACCTCTCAGAAGTCATTGACGGTGTCCTGGCACTCAGTAAAAATCCTGAGATCACCATCGAACAGCTGATGGAACATATCAGTGGTCCTGACTTTCCGACAGGCGCAGAAATTGTCGGCATCTCCGGGATCCGTCGAGCCTATGAGACAGGTAAAGGCTCCATCATGATCCGTTCGAATGCCCGTATTGAAGATCACAACGGGAAACCGTGGATCATTGTTGATGAACTGCCGTACCAAGTCAACAAAGCACGTCTGATTGAAAAAATTGCGGAACTCGTCCGTGATAAAAAGATCGACGGCATTACGGACCTCCGGGATGAATCAGACCGGACAGGGATGCGCATCGTTATTGAACTTCGCCGCGATGTGAATGCGAACGTTCTGTTAAACAATCTCTATAAGCAGACCGCCCTGCAGACGAGCTTCGGGATCAACACCCTTGCTCTTGTCAACGGACGTCCGCAAGTATTGAATCTGAAAGAAACCCTCGTTCATTATCTCGATCACCAGCGGGTGGTCATCCGAAGACGAACGGAATTTGAACTGCGAAAAGCGGAAGCGCGGGCCCATATTCTTGAAGGTCTCCGCGTTGCCCTCGATCACCTTGATGAAGTCATTGCACTGATACGCGGTTCACAGACAACCGATATCGCGCGTGACGGACTCATGGAGCAGTTTGACCTTTCCCATGATCAGGCCCAGGCGATTTTGGACATGCGTCTTCAGCGTCTGACCGGTCTCGAGCGGGATAAAATTGAGAATGAATATAATGAACTCATGGCACGCATTGCAGAATTAAAAGCAATTCTTGCCGATGATGAGAAAGTGCTTGAAATTATTCGTGAGGAGCTCCTTGAGATCCGTGACCGTTTCGGCGATGACCGCCGGACAACGATCACATTCGGCGAGGACAGCATGGAAGATGAAGACCTCATTCCAAGGCAAAACGTTGTGATCACAGTCAGTCATCACGGTTACATCAAGCGGATTCCGGTATCGACCTATCGTTCGCAAAAGCGCGGTGGCCGTGGTGTGCAGGGAATGGGCACTCATGATGAGGACTTTGTCCGTCATTTGTTCGTGACGAATTCCCATGATCACATGCTCTTTTTCACCAATAAAGGGAAAGTATACCGGATGAAAGGCTATGAAGTGCCGGAACAAAAGCGGACTTCCAAGGGAATCCCGATCATTAATCTTTTGCAGATCGAAAAAGATGAATACATTTCAACGGTTATTCCGATTTCAGAATTTGATGCAAATCACTCTCTGATTTTTATGACCAAGTACGGTGTATCAAAACGGACGGAACTCGATGCTTTCAAAAACATCCGTAAAGGCGGTCTATTTGCGATCAAGCTTCGTGAAGGCGACGAACTTCACGGGGTCCGTCTCACCGATGGCAGCAAAGAACTTGTTGTCGGTACGAAAAAAGGCATGTCGATCCGTTTCAGTGAGACGGATGTCCGGCTGATGGGCCGAACAGCCACAGGCGTCAAAGGGCTTCGTCTTCAGAGTGAGGATGAAGTGGTTGGCATGGATATCATTGAGCCGGATTCAGATATTCTGATCGTTACGGAAAACGGCTTCGGTAAACGGACTCCGATCGATGAATACCGTCAGCAGTCCAGAGGCGGTAAAGGCATTAAGACATGCAACATTACCGATAAGAACGGTCAGCTCGTTTCACTGAAAGTGGTGGGAAGTGACCATGATCTGATGATGATCACCACAAATGGCGTCCTGATCCGGATCCATGTATCAGATATTTCGAAAACAAGCCGAAATACGCAGGGCGTTCGTCTGATCCGTCTCGGAGATGAAGAGTTTGTTTCCACGGTAGCTCGTGTCAACGTCAATGATGATGACGTTGAGGACGCAGATGACCCCGATGCGGACGAAGTGGAATCAGATGTGGAACACATTGAAGAAACCGAGGAAGACTGA
- a CDS encoding HD-GYP domain-containing protein has protein sequence MNKLIPGCVLREDVYVKTASPVMKRKTVLTDDHIYILEKFLVEDVEVFQKLANGQVFNPAGGIKEEQDDTPNDEDDQATIEKDSFLDRYLTAVQSYKKHFKNWQAGAKIEAYDVRKIFLPLYEREPNKYELMQLLALSTKQEYTYHHAVAVSIFSYLIGKAEGLKSGEVIQLGLSGLLSDCGMAKLPFSVSSKTGSLTAEEYDEIKKHPIYGYRMLESVPGFSKNALLGVLQHHEREDGSGYPLQVKRDKLHPFAKIIAIADTYHAMTSERPYRSAKSPYHVMDELLMDGFGKLDHHLIHKLIPMLTDLSIGDRVVLNNDMAGEVVFLNQERPTKPVVRLDNDKQIDLIKERDVHIEYLVSNASS, from the coding sequence GTGAATAAACTCATACCGGGCTGTGTGCTGCGGGAAGATGTCTACGTCAAAACCGCTTCGCCGGTTATGAAACGTAAAACCGTACTCACCGATGATCATATTTACATACTCGAAAAGTTCCTCGTCGAAGATGTTGAGGTCTTTCAAAAACTGGCCAACGGACAGGTGTTCAATCCGGCAGGCGGGATAAAAGAAGAACAGGATGATACGCCGAATGATGAGGATGATCAGGCAACGATTGAAAAGGACTCCTTTCTTGACCGTTATCTGACTGCTGTTCAATCCTATAAGAAACACTTTAAGAATTGGCAGGCGGGAGCGAAAATTGAAGCATATGACGTGCGTAAGATCTTTCTTCCTCTTTATGAACGGGAACCGAACAAATATGAACTGATGCAACTCCTTGCATTAAGCACAAAACAGGAATATACGTATCACCATGCAGTAGCCGTTTCGATCTTCAGCTATTTAATCGGAAAAGCTGAAGGATTGAAAAGCGGTGAAGTCATTCAGCTGGGGCTTTCGGGTCTTCTCTCTGATTGCGGGATGGCGAAGTTGCCGTTTTCTGTATCGAGTAAAACCGGTTCATTAACTGCAGAAGAATACGATGAAATCAAGAAACATCCTATCTATGGATACAGGATGCTTGAATCTGTCCCTGGTTTCTCAAAGAATGCCCTGCTCGGTGTGCTGCAGCATCATGAGCGTGAAGACGGAAGCGGTTATCCTCTTCAGGTGAAACGTGATAAGCTTCATCCCTTTGCCAAGATTATTGCGATTGCCGATACCTATCATGCCATGACGAGCGAACGGCCGTACCGAAGTGCGAAATCGCCGTATCATGTGATGGATGAACTCTTAATGGACGGATTCGGTAAACTCGATCATCATCTGATCCATAAACTGATCCCGATGCTCACGGATCTCTCTATCGGAGACCGGGTTGTGTTGAATAATGATATGGCCGGTGAAGTGGTCTTCCTGAATCAGGAGCGTCCGACGAAACCGGTGGTCAGACTCGATAATGACAAACAGATTGATCTTATTAAAGAACGGGATGTTCATATCGAGTACCTTGTGTCCAATGCTTCATCATAA
- a CDS encoding PadR family transcriptional regulator — MKLVEHEERYGYEITGMIQKGGTLSIANGSIYPILKRLEEQEWIVSRQIEHNGRLRKYYRLTKAGHTQLKVRERYLQELNQLLVTLDQREAGNRDHR, encoded by the coding sequence ATGAAACTCGTCGAGCATGAGGAGCGTTACGGCTATGAAATAACCGGAATGATTCAAAAAGGAGGGACACTCAGTATTGCCAACGGATCCATCTACCCGATTCTCAAACGTCTTGAAGAACAGGAATGGATTGTTTCAAGGCAGATCGAGCATAACGGCAGACTGAGGAAGTACTACCGGTTGACGAAAGCAGGGCATACTCAGCTAAAAGTCAGGGAACGTTATCTTCAGGAATTAAATCAGCTGCTCGTCACGCTCGACCAGAGGGAGGCGGGCAACCGTGACCATCGATGA
- a CDS encoding D-alanyl-D-alanine carboxypeptidase family protein, giving the protein MLKKWGYALAAVTVSAAVLVPTERAEASYEPTVDTVILVDAKSGRVLFERNIDQPLPPASMTKMMSEYLILEAVNDGDISWDTNVPISDFLASLSHNRSLSNVPLRVDGEYNVEELYESVAIYSANASTMALAELISGSEGAFVSEMNEKGVELGLGTLMREAGGEYGLEDLGEISEEGLGSFQFVNSTGLPNRLLEGNHPEGTGAEEDNYMSARAAATLAYYLVNDYPEVLDVAGIPHKVFREGTGDAIDMPNWNNMIPGTENSHLDYEYVDGLKTGHTNAAGFTFTGTGEKDGQRLVSVVMGADSIEHRFQETQRVLEWGFNTFYEEEIYAAGYSPDGFETIAVSKGEEEEVPLESTEAIHRLIQEGDEELYSYEVVLDEDLLDEDGAMEAPVEAGTVVGQMIISFDGEEDYIHDEIDRTTVVDLITTSDVERSGWFTLMLESIGGFFTGLWHSVTETVRGWL; this is encoded by the coding sequence ATGCTAAAAAAATGGGGATATGCATTAGCCGCAGTTACAGTAAGTGCAGCAGTTCTTGTCCCGACGGAGCGGGCTGAAGCAAGTTATGAACCGACGGTAGATACCGTGATTCTGGTAGATGCGAAATCAGGACGAGTGCTGTTTGAACGGAATATTGATCAGCCTTTGCCACCTGCAAGTATGACAAAAATGATGAGTGAGTATCTGATTCTTGAAGCTGTCAATGACGGTGACATCAGCTGGGATACAAATGTTCCTATCAGTGACTTTCTCGCCTCGCTTTCCCATAACCGATCACTCTCCAATGTCCCGTTAAGGGTGGATGGTGAATACAATGTGGAAGAACTGTATGAATCAGTGGCCATTTATTCGGCCAATGCGTCAACGATGGCACTTGCTGAACTGATCTCAGGGTCTGAAGGCGCGTTCGTCAGTGAGATGAATGAAAAAGGCGTTGAGCTCGGTTTAGGCACACTGATGCGTGAAGCTGGCGGCGAATACGGACTCGAGGATCTCGGGGAGATTTCAGAAGAAGGTCTCGGTTCGTTTCAGTTTGTGAATTCCACAGGTCTTCCAAACCGATTGCTTGAAGGGAATCACCCGGAAGGAACAGGAGCGGAAGAGGATAACTACATGTCTGCCAGAGCGGCCGCAACCCTGGCATATTACCTCGTCAATGATTATCCCGAGGTCCTGGATGTAGCGGGCATTCCTCATAAAGTGTTCCGTGAAGGAACCGGCGATGCCATTGATATGCCAAACTGGAACAACATGATCCCGGGAACGGAAAACAGCCACCTTGACTACGAATACGTCGACGGGCTGAAGACAGGTCATACCAACGCAGCGGGATTTACTTTTACAGGTACGGGTGAAAAAGACGGACAGCGTCTTGTCAGTGTCGTCATGGGGGCAGACTCCATTGAACACCGTTTCCAAGAGACGCAGCGCGTCCTGGAGTGGGGTTTTAATACATTCTATGAAGAAGAAATCTACGCAGCCGGTTACAGCCCTGATGGCTTTGAAACCATTGCTGTTTCCAAAGGGGAAGAAGAAGAAGTGCCGTTGGAATCGACAGAGGCCATACACCGTCTGATTCAGGAAGGCGACGAGGAACTCTACAGCTATGAAGTGGTTCTTGATGAGGATCTCCTTGACGAAGACGGTGCAATGGAAGCACCTGTCGAAGCCGGAACGGTTGTCGGTCAGATGATCATTTCCTTTGACGGGGAGGAAGATTATATTCATGACGAAATCGACCGGACGACCGTCGTTGATCTGATTACAACGTCGGATGTGGAGCGCTCAGGCTGGTTTACGCTGATGCTTGAGAGTATTGGCGGCTTCTTTACAGGACTATGGCATTCTGTTACAGAAACGGTGCGCGGTTGGCTGTAA
- the pdxS gene encoding pyridoxal 5'-phosphate synthase lyase subunit PdxS — translation MEKQVGTDRVKRGMAEMQKGGVIMDVVNAEQAKIAEEAGAVAVMALERVPSDIRAAGGVARMADLTIVEEVQKAVSIPVMAKARIGHIVEARVLESMGVDYIDESEVLTPADEVFHLNKRDYTVPFVCGARNLGEASRRIGEGASMLRTKGEPGTGNIVEAVRHQRLIQAQINKVVHMSEDELMTEAKNLGAPYEVLLEIKRNGRLPLVNFAAGGIATPADAALMMHLGSDGVFVGSGIFKSEDPAKFAKAIVEATTHYDDFKLIAEVSKGLGSAMPGLEISSLEDKDRMQERGW, via the coding sequence ATGGAAAAACAAGTAGGGACTGATCGGGTCAAAAGAGGAATGGCTGAAATGCAAAAAGGCGGCGTCATTATGGACGTGGTCAATGCAGAACAGGCCAAAATTGCAGAAGAGGCAGGAGCGGTTGCCGTAATGGCTCTCGAGCGTGTACCGTCTGATATCCGAGCTGCCGGCGGGGTTGCCCGTATGGCAGATTTAACGATTGTGGAAGAGGTACAGAAGGCCGTATCCATTCCGGTCATGGCGAAAGCACGAATTGGTCATATTGTTGAAGCGCGTGTACTTGAGTCCATGGGTGTCGACTATATTGATGAGAGTGAAGTACTGACGCCGGCAGATGAAGTCTTTCATCTGAACAAGCGTGATTATACAGTACCGTTCGTCTGCGGTGCGCGTAATCTCGGTGAAGCATCACGACGAATCGGAGAAGGTGCGTCCATGCTCCGTACGAAAGGTGAGCCGGGTACCGGAAACATTGTGGAAGCGGTCCGTCACCAGCGCCTTATCCAGGCACAGATCAACAAAGTGGTGCATATGTCAGAAGATGAACTGATGACAGAAGCGAAGAACCTCGGTGCACCATATGAAGTGCTTCTTGAAATCAAGCGTAATGGCCGTCTGCCACTCGTCAACTTTGCAGCTGGCGGGATTGCAACACCTGCTGATGCGGCACTGATGATGCACCTCGGCTCAGACGGTGTCTTTGTCGGGTCCGGTATCTTCAAATCAGAAGATCCGGCTAAATTCGCCAAGGCTATCGTCGAAGCGACGACACATTATGATGATTTCAAACTGATTGCAGAAGTATCAAAGGGACTGGGCTCAGCAATGCCAGGCCTTGAGATTTCAAGTCTTGAAGACAAGGACCGCATGCAGGAACGCGGTTGGTAA
- the pdxT gene encoding pyridoxal 5'-phosphate synthase glutaminase subunit PdxT yields the protein MIKIGVLALQGAVREHVKALQAPDVDVITIKRKEQLAGIDGLVFPGGESTTMRRLINQYGFYEPLKAFAAKGKPIFGTCAGAILMASEIANQDDPHLAVMDMTVERNAFGRQKESFEVMLNMKDVAPDIEAVFIRAPIIQSVGPDVDVLAEYDGQIVAARQGPFLACSFHPELTDDDRMHQYFVTLVRDAVQTVNNV from the coding sequence ATGATTAAAATAGGAGTACTGGCGCTGCAGGGAGCGGTCAGGGAGCATGTCAAAGCCCTTCAGGCCCCTGATGTGGACGTCATCACGATTAAACGCAAAGAACAGCTCGCCGGGATCGATGGACTGGTCTTCCCCGGCGGCGAGAGTACGACGATGCGCCGGCTGATCAACCAGTATGGATTTTATGAGCCGCTGAAGGCATTTGCCGCAAAAGGCAAGCCGATTTTCGGCACCTGTGCAGGTGCGATTCTGATGGCTTCAGAGATTGCCAATCAGGACGATCCGCATTTGGCTGTCATGGATATGACCGTTGAGCGTAATGCCTTTGGCAGACAAAAAGAAAGTTTTGAAGTCATGCTGAATATGAAAGATGTGGCTCCGGACATTGAGGCTGTCTTCATCCGGGCACCGATCATTCAGTCGGTGGGACCAGACGTAGACGTGTTGGCAGAATACGACGGACAGATTGTCGCAGCCAGACAGGGTCCGTTTCTCGCCTGCTCATTCCATCCGGAACTGACGGATGATGACCGGATGCATCAGTATTTTGTTACACTCGTTCGGGATGCGGTCCAAACCGTAAATAACGTATAA